The DNA window TCCTATTGTCATTTTGAGGGCAGGTTTATAACCTGCCCTCCTGCCTTCCGGCGAGGATGGGGGTTAAGGGGGCAAAGCCCCCTTTATTTTCTCTTCATACCTTATTCATTTTTATATTAATGTGACAATTTTCTCACGATAATTAACTTATATTTTTCGCTTTCTTAGGTGACATTTTCAAAAAATATTGACACACTCGTTTGTGTCAATAACACATCATTCAATAATACATCAGTGTATTGTTATAAAGCCAATTGTCAAGAAAACCATCTTATCAGATTTTACATACTTTCAGCATTCTTATATATTTCTTCAATTTCATTTTTAGAGATTACTTTTGATAATATATATGCAATAATAATAATTCCTGGGATATCTATAAGAAGCCTTGTAACCGCAAACCTAACTCCAAGTGAAGACAATTCGAATAAAAACATTGGTATTTTGGTGGTAGACCATGCTCCAATAAATATAAGTATATTACTGAACTTTACACCCTTTTTCATAAACACTGCAGCCACAGGAAATGCACCATAAAGCGGCCCTGCAGCAGCCGAACCCAATAGTATGGCCA is part of the Bacillota bacterium genome and encodes:
- a CDS encoding permease — its product is MAGIILVNKELGFKALDITGYSLKEMVLVIPPVFILLGLLDIWVPREIMVKYMGKGSGIKGVILAILLGSAAAGPLYGAFPVAAVFMKKGVKFSNILIFIGAWSTTKIPMFLFELSSLGVRFAVTRLLIDIPGIIIIAYILSKVISKNEIEEIYKNAESM